The Alphaproteobacteria bacterium US3C007 genomic interval TGGAACTGGCCGGGCATAACCCTTGAGCTGGGTTTTTTGGGGGCGGCATCCGGGATTGCCTCAATGGCTGGCAATTTGCTTTTAATAATGGCTTATGCTTTGGCGCCGGCCACGCGTTTGGCGCCTTTTGTTTATTTCCAGATCGTTATCGCTACGATCAGCGGCGCAGTGGTTTTTGACGATTGGCCGAATATGCTCAGCTGGACCGGCATTGCGGTTATTTTACTCTGCGGCGGCCTCTCGGCCAGTCGAGTGAGCCGCCCGAAGGCGCAGCCGGGTTGAGGAGATATCTGTCATTGGAATGGGAAGATAGCACCAACAAGGCGCGCTTTGGCGGCCTAAAAGTTGGCTTTGATACCCTGGCAGGCGGGCCGCACGATAAATTCTGCTGGCGCGGGCGTTGAGCGGCGCCATCTGATCGCCGGGCCGCGCCAATATGCCGATGGGCACCGAATTCATAATGGTTTCCCATGCGTGCCATTTGTGAAACTGGTTCAGGTTATCGGCGCCCATCAGCCAAACAAAACGATATTGTGCAAAGCGTTGTTTTAAGGCGGCAATCGTGTCGGATGTAAAACGGGTGCCGAGGTCGCTTTCAATGCCGGTGACATCAACCTTTGGGTGCTCCATCACTCGTTTTGCTGCGCGTATTCTGGATAAAAGCGGGTCTGGCCCCGTTGTTTTGAGCGGATTGGCAGGGCTGACCATCCACCAAACCCGATCAAGCCCGAAGCGGCGCAGCGCATGCCGCGTTATTTCAACATGCCCCGCATGCGCAGGGTCAAAAGAGCCACCCAAAAGGCCAATGATGCGTTGTGCTGCCATATTCTGCTCGCGTCTTTCTGGTTCGTGCGGGGGCACGGATCATATTCTTCTTCAATAGCCACCCTAAGCGCAGAAGTCATCCCCGCCGATCCGGCGGTGTCTGCAGAGTTTAAAATTTAACCTGAGGCGTTGCCCCCGCGCCCCCATTT includes:
- a CDS encoding nicotinate-nucleotide adenylyltransferase yields the protein MAAQRIIGLLGGSFDPAHAGHVEITRHALRRFGLDRVWWMVSPANPLKTTGPDPLLSRIRAAKRVMEHPKVDVTGIESDLGTRFTSDTIAALKQRFAQYRFVWLMGADNLNQFHKWHAWETIMNSVPIGILARPGDQMAPLNARASRIYRAARLPGYQSQLLGRQSAPCWCYLPIPMTDISSTRLRLRAAHSTGREAAAE